From Myxococcales bacterium, the proteins below share one genomic window:
- a CDS encoding tetratricopeptide repeat protein, giving the protein MAIDREKVLQAAQKYVEKKKYDKAVLEYQKLVQADPNDARTLLKIGDLQTKMGTYPDAISTYEGVGRLYAQQGFALKAIAVYKQIRELIAKHAPTLDERYGHITPKLAELYEQLGLVSDALAALDEVATRFQRQQRDDEAIAVCQKIVQLDPTNPLPHLRLAEAFSRTRDVDGAVGSFRTAASLLVQIGRRDDAIKVLERLLHHRGDLEQARQCAELYLQRGQPQDGMLALAKLQVCFQADPRDLDTLGLLSRAFTVIGQAAKSVEVQKEMARVARDTGRTDLFREYATRLLQIAPHDEVVQRLAGQAMPERMAAYPTPPPPQPQTGPGYVPQGPPQGYGAPVAPPAPPAPPPMRPQTAAGSPFAQTAMASGQSWPMRGPEAPPPPPPPPPPPQETEANEELYEDADELYEDADGMAEAEPEAANAPEAETGPTEDVPTLLENAAAFRRVRLYDKALGAIERALELDPRSGEAYEAMRDIFLEEGRIEEAVAAMLSLASLFVDALDGDSAARTLQDVLAYDPQNPRAIELLRELGYEVVDENTELPQDEATGAEAYDDANRLPSYDLEEMGPEDVSSQYGDGNQVVVRGEAAPLPSFSLDNHEAQGEAYAKRAGGSEAPRGMELEDALEESEFFASRGLFDDAYNILVGQLDRYPNHPLLRERLAELEYSQQSASGARERPTDDRSFDIAESLDLYHEAPVTAAGGFSSGDEQVDVEEVFQKFKEGVEKEISQDDSHTHYDLAIAYKEMGLIDDAIREFDVAARDQEMECVCQSMIGTLELERGNVGEAIEAFLRGLNAPVKEPAQELTLLYELGNAYEAKKMPREALAYFQKVVRKDPRFRDVGERVARLSQKAPGRAS; this is encoded by the coding sequence GTGGCCATTGACCGCGAGAAGGTGCTCCAAGCTGCCCAGAAGTACGTCGAGAAGAAGAAGTACGACAAGGCGGTCCTCGAGTATCAAAAGCTCGTCCAAGCGGATCCGAACGACGCTCGGACCCTGCTGAAGATCGGCGATCTCCAGACCAAAATGGGGACGTACCCGGACGCCATCTCCACGTACGAGGGCGTCGGGCGCCTCTATGCGCAGCAGGGCTTCGCCCTCAAGGCGATTGCAGTCTACAAGCAGATCCGCGAGCTCATCGCGAAGCACGCGCCGACCCTCGACGAGCGGTACGGGCACATCACCCCGAAGCTCGCGGAGCTCTACGAGCAGCTCGGCCTCGTGAGCGACGCCCTCGCCGCCTTGGACGAGGTCGCGACCCGGTTCCAACGCCAACAGCGCGACGACGAAGCCATCGCGGTCTGCCAAAAGATCGTCCAGCTCGACCCGACGAACCCCCTGCCTCACCTCCGCTTGGCCGAGGCCTTCTCCCGCACGAGGGACGTCGACGGCGCGGTGGGCTCCTTCCGCACGGCGGCCTCGCTGCTCGTTCAGATCGGCCGGCGGGACGACGCCATCAAGGTGCTCGAGCGGCTCCTGCACCACCGCGGGGACCTCGAGCAGGCGCGGCAGTGCGCGGAGCTCTACCTCCAACGAGGGCAGCCGCAGGACGGCATGCTCGCGCTCGCGAAGCTCCAGGTGTGTTTCCAGGCCGACCCGCGCGACCTCGACACGCTCGGGCTTTTGTCTCGCGCGTTCACGGTGATCGGCCAGGCCGCCAAGTCGGTCGAGGTCCAAAAAGAGATGGCGAGGGTCGCCCGCGACACGGGGCGCACGGATCTCTTCCGCGAGTACGCGACGCGCCTCCTTCAGATCGCCCCCCACGACGAGGTGGTCCAGCGGCTCGCGGGCCAAGCCATGCCCGAGCGCATGGCCGCCTACCCCACCCCACCTCCCCCCCAACCGCAGACGGGGCCGGGGTACGTCCCTCAAGGCCCTCCGCAGGGTTATGGCGCGCCGGTGGCTCCCCCGGCTCCTCCTGCGCCTCCCCCGATGCGACCGCAGACGGCGGCGGGCTCCCCCTTCGCGCAGACGGCGATGGCCTCGGGTCAATCGTGGCCGATGCGTGGTCCCGAGGCGCCGCCTCCTCCACCGCCCCCTCCTCCCCCGCCGCAAGAGACCGAGGCCAACGAGGAGCTCTACGAGGACGCCGACGAGCTCTACGAAGACGCCGACGGCATGGCGGAGGCCGAGCCCGAGGCGGCGAACGCCCCCGAGGCCGAGACGGGCCCCACCGAAGACGTCCCTACGCTGCTCGAGAACGCCGCGGCGTTCCGCCGTGTCCGTCTCTACGACAAGGCGCTCGGGGCCATCGAACGCGCGCTCGAGCTCGATCCGCGCTCGGGCGAGGCCTACGAGGCCATGCGCGACATCTTCCTCGAAGAAGGCCGCATCGAGGAGGCCGTGGCGGCCATGCTCTCGCTCGCGAGCCTCTTCGTCGACGCGCTCGACGGCGACTCGGCCGCGCGCACGCTCCAAGACGTGCTCGCCTACGACCCGCAAAATCCCCGGGCGATCGAGCTTCTCCGCGAGCTCGGCTACGAGGTGGTCGACGAGAACACCGAGCTTCCCCAAGACGAGGCGACGGGCGCCGAAGCCTACGACGACGCGAACCGGCTCCCCTCGTACGATCTCGAGGAGATGGGCCCCGAGGACGTGTCCAGCCAGTACGGCGACGGCAACCAGGTCGTCGTTCGAGGCGAGGCCGCGCCGCTCCCGTCGTTCTCCCTCGACAACCACGAGGCCCAAGGCGAAGCCTACGCCAAACGTGCGGGAGGGTCCGAAGCGCCGCGCGGCATGGAGCTCGAGGACGCGCTCGAGGAGTCCGAGTTCTTCGCGTCGCGCGGGCTCTTCGACGACGCGTACAACATCCTCGTCGGGCAGCTCGATCGTTACCCGAACCACCCGCTCCTCCGCGAGCGCCTCGCCGAGCTCGAGTACTCGCAGCAATCGGCGAGCGGCGCCCGCGAACGCCCGACCGACGACCGCTCGTTCGACATCGCCGAGTCCCTCGACCTCTACCACGAGGCCCCTGTCACGGCGGCCGGAGGCTTCTCCAGCGGCGACGAGCAGGTCGACGTCGAAGAGGTCTTCCAGAAGTTCAAAGAGGGCGTCGAGAAGGAGATCTCGCAGGACGACTCGCACACCCACTACGACCTCGCCATCGCCTATAAGGAGATGGGCCTCATCGACGACGCGATCCGCGAGTTCGACGTGGCCGCGCGCGACCAAGAGATGGAGTGCGTGTGCCAGAGCATGATCGGCACGCTGGAGCTCGAACGGGGCAACGTCGGCGAGGCGATCGAAGCCTTCCTGCGCGGCCTGAACGCTCCGGTCAAAGAGCCCGCCCAAGAGCTCACGCTCCTCTACGAGCTCGGGAACGCGTACGAGGCCAAGAAGATGCCTCGTGAGGCGCTCGCGTACTTCCAGAAGGTCGTCCGCAAGGATCCGCGCTTCCGCGACGTGGGCGAGCGGGTCGCGCGCCTCTCGCAAAAAGCGCCCGGCCGCGCCAGCTAA
- the lpxA gene encoding acyl-ACP--UDP-N-acetylglucosamine O-acyltransferase: MKKSRPRLRELSSGEATVHATAVVDPRAHLEAGVEIGPYCVVGPEVHVGAGTVLVSHVVVHGKTRLGRGVSVHPFASVGGPPQVRPRGGGEGELAEGTLVVGDGVVVRENVTLHVGTGGGETHVGEGSLLMASSHVGHDARVGRHVVVANGVQLAGHVTIEDHVTFGGLAGVAQHVRVGESAFVAAGAMCEVDVPPFVIVQGDRARVRALNKVGLRRRGVSDTSLEALERVFRALFVRADGTRKARLEALAPEADPLARALVAWVTART; the protein is encoded by the coding sequence ATGAAGAAGAGCAGGCCGCGCCTCCGCGAGCTGTCCTCGGGCGAAGCGACCGTCCACGCGACGGCCGTCGTCGATCCGCGGGCTCACCTCGAGGCGGGGGTCGAGATCGGCCCCTATTGCGTGGTGGGCCCCGAGGTGCACGTCGGGGCGGGCACCGTGCTCGTGTCGCACGTGGTCGTCCACGGCAAGACGCGCCTCGGTCGTGGCGTGTCCGTGCACCCGTTCGCGAGCGTCGGTGGGCCTCCTCAGGTGCGTCCGCGCGGCGGCGGGGAAGGCGAGCTCGCCGAGGGCACGCTCGTCGTCGGCGACGGGGTCGTCGTGAGGGAGAACGTGACCCTCCACGTCGGGACGGGCGGCGGCGAGACGCACGTCGGGGAGGGCTCGCTCCTCATGGCCTCTTCGCACGTCGGTCACGACGCGCGTGTCGGGAGGCACGTGGTCGTCGCGAACGGCGTGCAGCTCGCAGGCCACGTCACGATCGAGGATCACGTCACCTTTGGTGGCCTCGCGGGGGTCGCGCAGCACGTGCGTGTCGGGGAGAGCGCGTTCGTGGCGGCCGGCGCGATGTGCGAGGTTGACGTGCCGCCGTTCGTCATCGTCCAGGGCGACAGGGCTCGCGTGCGCGCGCTCAACAAGGTGGGTTTGCGGAGGCGAGGCGTCTCGGACACGAGCCTCGAGGCCCTCGAGCGTGTCTTCCGTGCGCTCTTCGTCCGCGCCGACGGAACCCGCAAGGCGCGGCTCGAGGCGTTGGCGCCCGAGGCCGACCCGCTCGCGCGTGCCCTCGTGGCGTGGGTCACAGCGCGAACGTGA
- the fabZ gene encoding 3-hydroxyacyl-ACP dehydratase FabZ: MTSPAPKDLSHLLRVLPHKWPFLLVDRVTEVVPGEVVRGHKCVAMNEPWFLGHFPENPIMPGVLVIESFAQIGGVLAFATEPFDLSTKLMVFLGVDRAKFRKPIVPGDRVDLEVRVLFRREGVWKMKGLATVDGVPVAEAEIMTGIVERAG, translated from the coding sequence GTGACTTCGCCAGCCCCCAAGGATCTCAGCCACCTCTTGCGTGTCCTGCCACACAAGTGGCCGTTTTTGCTCGTGGATCGGGTGACCGAAGTCGTCCCGGGGGAGGTCGTGCGGGGCCACAAGTGCGTCGCCATGAACGAGCCTTGGTTCCTCGGTCACTTCCCGGAAAATCCCATCATGCCGGGCGTCTTGGTCATCGAGTCGTTCGCCCAGATAGGCGGGGTGCTCGCGTTCGCGACCGAGCCGTTCGATCTCTCGACGAAGCTCATGGTGTTCCTCGGCGTCGACCGCGCGAAGTTCCGCAAGCCGATCGTGCCCGGCGATCGGGTCGACCTCGAGGTTCGGGTCCTCTTCCGCCGCGAAGGCGTCTGGAAGATGAAGGGGCTCGCCACCGTCGACGGGGTGCCCGTGGCCGAGGCCGAGATCATGACCGGCATCGTCGAAAGGGCAGGATGA
- a CDS encoding OmpH family outer membrane protein: MATSPRFRFFVRGLSALAVSFALASSPKVAHAEGSSSRIGVVDVQRAVAQTEDGLRAQATLKKLFESRQQQLDAKQKDLQRQKEEIDKQSRVLSKEALQKRVDEWQKQMIDLQQIFLEYNKELEKKQKELTEPVIEKVMAIIKRLATSENIDIVIDKNTTAYVRSDLDLTDRAIQAYNSGGGGAGPAAPPKK, translated from the coding sequence ATGGCCACCTCTCCCCGGTTCCGTTTCTTCGTGCGTGGCCTCTCCGCGCTCGCCGTCTCGTTCGCCCTCGCGTCGTCGCCCAAGGTGGCGCACGCCGAGGGGTCGTCGTCGCGCATCGGCGTGGTCGACGTCCAACGCGCGGTCGCGCAGACCGAGGACGGGCTCCGCGCGCAAGCCACGCTGAAGAAGCTCTTCGAGTCGCGCCAGCAGCAGCTCGACGCGAAGCAGAAGGACCTCCAGCGCCAAAAAGAAGAGATCGACAAGCAGTCGCGCGTGCTCTCGAAAGAGGCCCTGCAGAAGCGGGTCGACGAGTGGCAAAAGCAGATGATCGACCTTCAGCAGATCTTCCTCGAGTACAATAAAGAGCTCGAAAAGAAGCAGAAGGAGCTCACCGAGCCCGTGATCGAGAAGGTCATGGCCATCATCAAGCGCCTCGCCACCTCCGAGAACATCGACATCGTGATCGACAAGAACACGACCGCCTACGTCCGCTCGGATCTCGACCTCACCGACCGCGCCATCCAGGCCTACAACAGCGGTGGTGGCGGCGCGGGCCCGGCGGCTCCGCCCAAGAAGTAG
- a CDS encoding cation transporter → MRRLKWVLGTVSTFFVWELVGARLAKSAVLEADALHLLMDVFALGMSLFAMRLATRPPTSRFTFGLRRAEPLAALLNAGLILLATVEIVHESIGHLRGEEDPKGSIMLVVAVMALFVNGVSAWLLHGAMGHAHHGHDHGHDHDHHDHDHGHDHGKGKRARAAHAKGHQLNLRGAWLHLMGDILGSVAALFAALVVKLGGPSWVDPLASFLVVLILVVGAVRLIRDALFVLLESVPKHLPVDELRAALLEVENVKSVEDLHVWTLGAGQDAVMARVITHEADAHAGKRASDHLRDTFDLAWVAVQADPPRA, encoded by the coding sequence GTGCGGCGCCTCAAGTGGGTGCTCGGCACCGTCTCGACCTTCTTCGTGTGGGAGCTCGTCGGGGCCCGCCTCGCGAAGAGCGCGGTCCTCGAGGCGGACGCCCTCCACCTCCTGATGGACGTCTTCGCGCTCGGCATGAGCCTCTTCGCCATGCGCCTCGCGACGCGCCCGCCTACCTCGCGGTTCACCTTCGGTCTCCGGCGTGCCGAGCCCCTCGCGGCGCTGCTCAACGCGGGGCTCATCCTGCTCGCCACGGTCGAGATCGTGCACGAGAGCATCGGGCACCTTCGCGGAGAGGAGGACCCGAAGGGCAGCATCATGCTCGTCGTGGCGGTCATGGCGCTCTTCGTGAACGGGGTGAGCGCGTGGCTCCTACACGGCGCCATGGGGCACGCGCACCACGGTCACGATCATGGTCACGACCACGATCACCACGACCACGACCACGGCCACGACCACGGGAAAGGCAAACGCGCGCGCGCCGCCCACGCGAAGGGGCACCAGCTCAACCTGCGCGGGGCCTGGCTCCACCTCATGGGAGACATCCTCGGCTCCGTGGCAGCGCTCTTCGCGGCGCTCGTCGTGAAGCTCGGCGGTCCGTCCTGGGTCGACCCCCTCGCGAGCTTCCTCGTCGTCCTCATTTTGGTGGTCGGGGCGGTCCGCCTGATTCGCGATGCGCTCTTCGTGCTGCTCGAGTCCGTGCCGAAGCACCTGCCGGTGGACGAGCTCCGCGCGGCCCTACTCGAAGTCGAAAATGTGAAGAGTGTCGAAGACTTGCACGTGTGGACACTCGGCGCCGGGCAAGACGCCGTGATGGCCCGCGTGATCACCCACGAGGCCGACGCGCACGCCGGCAAGCGGGCGTCCGACCACCTCCGCGACACCTTCGATCTCGCGTGGGTCGCGGTGCAAGCCGACCCGCCGCGCGCCTGA
- a CDS encoding cyclic nucleotide-binding domain-containing protein codes for MRTSPPDLPGAANSDSPLDRALALLLAGEREAALRWSAAVVKQDASVPSALILTCRLLADSGRTEAAIEGFELAIKRAIDSGNLPLAVAAVGDLRTLGADVTKMLDEIAAAFCFGSPRLADSAAPPPPPLPSNTEFQPLSSFLTGPALLSKVTEIVHDASTEYESLADSEPPLLSPLPLFSSLEKEGLRALIECFEMFTVPAGKEVIREGEEGAEAYIVARGELEVRRHGTVDEGDDVTLARLTNGALFGEMALLSRAPRAASVVACRPSILLMARRDALEAVAEKRAEVGIELAAHCRRRMVANLVRTSQVLLAVDPADRPSLVERFETRVFEKGDKLIEEGKPTSGLHLIASGEVAVIGHEEGGEPFVIKTLGAGDVVGEVALVFRRDANADVVAVHPTVTLHLPREEFVSLIREHPAILHGLYILAVERDDETSSVLATSTLSVSDEDFLL; via the coding sequence ATGCGAACCTCTCCCCCGGACCTTCCCGGCGCCGCCAACAGCGACTCGCCGCTGGATCGTGCCTTGGCGCTGCTCCTCGCGGGGGAGCGCGAAGCGGCCCTCAGGTGGAGCGCGGCGGTCGTCAAACAAGACGCGTCGGTGCCGAGCGCCCTTATCCTCACGTGCCGCCTCTTGGCGGACTCGGGCCGCACCGAGGCGGCGATCGAGGGCTTCGAGCTCGCCATCAAGCGCGCGATCGACTCGGGCAACCTCCCGCTCGCCGTGGCCGCCGTCGGAGATCTCCGCACGCTCGGCGCCGACGTGACCAAGATGCTCGACGAGATCGCGGCTGCGTTCTGCTTCGGCTCGCCGCGCCTCGCGGACTCGGCCGCGCCTCCGCCGCCGCCGCTCCCCAGCAACACCGAGTTCCAGCCGCTGAGCTCGTTCCTCACGGGCCCCGCGCTGCTGTCGAAGGTGACCGAGATCGTTCACGACGCGAGCACGGAGTACGAGTCGCTCGCCGACTCGGAGCCGCCGCTGCTCTCGCCGCTCCCGCTCTTCAGCTCGCTCGAAAAGGAGGGCCTCCGGGCGCTCATCGAGTGCTTCGAGATGTTCACCGTGCCCGCGGGCAAGGAGGTCATCCGCGAAGGCGAAGAGGGCGCCGAGGCTTACATCGTCGCACGTGGCGAGCTCGAGGTCCGTCGCCACGGCACGGTCGACGAGGGGGACGACGTGACCCTCGCTCGGCTCACGAACGGCGCGCTCTTCGGAGAAATGGCCCTTTTGTCGCGTGCGCCACGCGCGGCCAGCGTGGTCGCGTGCCGCCCGTCGATCTTGCTCATGGCCCGCCGCGACGCGCTCGAGGCCGTCGCCGAGAAGCGCGCGGAGGTCGGCATCGAGCTCGCCGCGCACTGCCGCCGCCGCATGGTCGCGAACCTCGTACGCACCTCCCAGGTGCTCCTCGCGGTCGACCCTGCCGACAGGCCGTCGCTCGTCGAGCGCTTCGAGACGCGGGTCTTCGAGAAGGGCGACAAGCTCATCGAGGAGGGGAAACCCACGAGCGGGCTCCACCTCATCGCCTCCGGAGAGGTCGCCGTCATCGGGCACGAAGAGGGCGGCGAGCCGTTCGTCATCAAGACTCTCGGCGCCGGAGACGTGGTCGGGGAGGTCGCGCTGGTCTTCCGGCGGGACGCGAACGCCGACGTCGTCGCCGTGCACCCGACGGTCACCCTCCACCTGCCGCGCGAAGAGTTCGTGAGCCTCATCCGCGAGCACCCCGCCATCCTGCACGGGCTCTACATCCTCGCCGTCGAACGCGACGACGAGACGTCCAGCGTGCTCGCCACCTCGACCCTCAGCGTCTCGGACGAAGACTTCCTGCTCTGA
- the hrcA gene encoding heat-inducible transcription repressor HrcA, producing the protein MSELSLRARQILYAAVTEFVATGEPVGSRTLSKRGIELSPASIRNVLSDLEEAGFLHQPHTSAGRVPTDKAFRFFIDALMEVQKLSKDEDHRIRSRLLELAPNQSVLRETGKLLSELTGTAAVVVAPRSETLTLKHLRFIRTLPGELLAVLVMSNGEVQNRFLKATVDEDTLIKIHNLLDDVGEGRTLGELSELFARRLATERVQHDAIRKQAFELGGAAVANVGSEREVEVVIEGRAKLLEHIDFSDASGMKGVVSALDETERLVHLLDATQAAEGATVVVGREAGELGGGQLAIVRAAYSSGNKSAGSVAVIGPTRMDYPKVLPLVEATASAMTAFMGRSGPVPHPAGGSDDDDDG; encoded by the coding sequence ATGTCCGAGCTTAGCCTTCGAGCGCGCCAAATCCTCTACGCCGCCGTGACCGAGTTCGTCGCCACGGGCGAGCCCGTCGGTTCCCGCACGCTCTCGAAGCGGGGCATCGAGCTGTCGCCGGCGAGCATCCGCAACGTGCTCTCCGACCTCGAGGAGGCCGGGTTCCTGCACCAGCCGCACACGAGCGCCGGGCGCGTCCCGACCGACAAGGCCTTCCGCTTCTTCATCGACGCGCTGATGGAGGTGCAGAAGCTCTCCAAAGACGAGGACCACCGGATCCGCTCGCGCCTGCTCGAGCTCGCCCCGAACCAGAGCGTGCTCCGCGAGACCGGCAAGCTCCTCTCGGAGCTCACGGGCACCGCCGCGGTCGTCGTCGCCCCACGCTCCGAGACGCTCACGTTGAAGCACCTCCGGTTCATCCGCACGCTTCCCGGCGAGCTGCTCGCGGTCCTCGTCATGTCGAACGGCGAGGTGCAAAACCGCTTCCTCAAGGCCACCGTCGACGAAGACACCCTCATCAAAATCCACAATCTTCTCGATGATGTAGGCGAGGGGCGTACCCTCGGGGAGCTGTCCGAGCTCTTCGCGCGGCGCCTCGCGACCGAGCGCGTTCAGCACGACGCCATCCGAAAACAAGCGTTCGAGCTCGGTGGCGCCGCCGTGGCCAACGTCGGGAGCGAGCGCGAGGTGGAGGTCGTGATCGAAGGGCGGGCGAAGCTGCTCGAGCACATCGACTTCTCCGACGCGTCGGGCATGAAGGGAGTGGTGTCGGCCCTCGACGAGACCGAGCGCCTCGTTCACCTCCTCGACGCGACGCAGGCGGCCGAAGGCGCCACCGTGGTGGTCGGGCGAGAGGCCGGAGAGCTCGGTGGCGGCCAGCTCGCCATCGTGCGCGCGGCGTACTCGAGCGGGAACAAAAGCGCAGGGAGCGTGGCGGTCATCGGCCCGACGCGCATGGACTATCCCAAGGTTTTGCCGCTGGTCGAAGCGACGGCGAGCGCCATGACGGCGTTCATGGGGCGGAGCGGTCCTGTGCCGCACCCGGCCGGGGGCTCCGACGACGACGACGACGGCTGA
- a CDS encoding extensin family protein, translating into MRAQRPTKSALAVAALASAAALLSPPAQASLPGEEPPSADEHEAPQPQGSDPPEIPPNAQSTPAVRYASLGQVACEAELRRRHVPFVRVEARGVLAPVRLKGPVSGVTFRSQVPERQRATSPYEIFDCRLVLALDDFAKLLAKQDIVEVVHYSAYRPPSAKSWVPGKIGSRHGGALALDAGKFIKKDGTVLDVEKGFHEWIGARTCGPGTGPSPQTPEALSLRSLACDSAQGHLFNVILTPNYNWPHRNHFHLEVTSGVKWYIVH; encoded by the coding sequence ATGCGAGCCCAGCGTCCCACGAAGAGCGCCCTCGCCGTGGCCGCCCTCGCGTCGGCGGCCGCGCTCCTCTCGCCTCCTGCCCAGGCGAGCCTGCCCGGAGAGGAGCCCCCGAGCGCCGACGAGCACGAGGCACCGCAACCTCAAGGCTCGGATCCTCCGGAGATCCCCCCGAACGCGCAGTCCACCCCCGCCGTGAGGTACGCTTCGCTGGGCCAAGTCGCGTGCGAGGCCGAGCTCCGCCGGCGCCACGTCCCGTTCGTGCGGGTCGAGGCCCGAGGGGTGCTCGCGCCCGTGCGCCTCAAGGGCCCGGTGTCGGGAGTCACCTTTCGTTCTCAAGTGCCGGAGCGGCAGCGGGCGACGTCGCCCTACGAGATCTTCGATTGTCGCCTCGTGCTCGCGCTCGACGACTTCGCGAAGCTCCTCGCGAAACAGGACATCGTCGAGGTGGTTCACTACTCGGCCTACCGGCCGCCCTCGGCGAAGAGCTGGGTCCCTGGAAAGATTGGCTCGCGCCATGGCGGGGCCCTGGCTCTCGACGCAGGAAAGTTCATCAAGAAGGACGGCACCGTCCTCGACGTCGAGAAGGGCTTTCACGAGTGGATCGGGGCCCGCACCTGCGGCCCGGGCACCGGCCCGAGCCCACAGACCCCCGAGGCGCTGTCGCTCCGCAGCCTCGCGTGCGATTCCGCCCAGGGGCACCTCTTCAACGTCATACTCACCCCCAACTACAACTGGCCGCACCGGAACCACTTCCACCTCGAGGTCACCTCGGGTGTGAAGTGGTACATCGTCCACTGA